A stretch of the Ostrea edulis chromosome 9, xbOstEdul1.1, whole genome shotgun sequence genome encodes the following:
- the LOC125657697 gene encoding elongation factor 1-alpha-like has translation MSECTLNVAFIGHVNSGKSTTAGHLTFKFGGLALEVMRKFVKEASAMGKESHKYAWVYDRLDAEREEELSMDISTLKFDSSKYLVNVIDTPGHQDYITNMIPGVALADCAVLVVSAKNGEFEESMSPNGQTREFLLIANAMGKGDIIVAVNKMDATSPPYSEARFNEVVSELQNYMTSIRVNPSTIPFIPISGYNGDNLGEPSLNIPWFRRCSAPCGMESMGTLLQALNCVHAPSRATDIPLRVSIYDVDVGSFEIILAGKVESGHLKSGMSVTTAPSNKTTVVKNVEIHHSACDRASAGQIVTFTVSGVSEEDIKRGSLVGDSNNNPPRCVKSFIAEMAIVNYAGEIRGGYTCYLFIHTAKIACKFVEIEEKLDNRRELVESNPDSVKNGDFAIVRVEPTEPMSAESVSRFPQLGRFIVRDMDHTVAIGFIREVINE, from the coding sequence ATGAGTGAGTGTACTCTTAACGTTGCATTCATAGGACATGTAAACTCTGGGAAGTCCACCACAGCCGGTCATTTGACATTTAAGTTCGGAGGACTTGCACTGGAAGTAATGAGGAAATTTGTAAAAGAGGCTTCTGCAATGGGCAAAGAGTCCCACAAGTATGCATGGGTGTATGACAGGTTAGACGCGGAACGCGAGGAAGAGCTTTCCATGGATATTTCAACGTTAAAATTTGACTCGTCCAAGTACCTCGTGAACGTAATTGACACCCCGGGTCATCAAGATTACATTACAAATATGATTCCTGGAGTCGCCCTAGCGGATTGTGCAGTTCTCGTGGTATCGGCGAAAAATGGTGAGTTTGAGGAGAGCATGTCACCAAACGGACAAACTCGAGAATTTCTATTGATAGCCAATGCAATGGGTAAAGGAGATATAATAGTTGCGGTCAACAAGATGGATGCCACTTCACCCCCGTACAGCGAGGCTAGATTCAATGAAGTGGTGAGTGAGCTGCAAAATTATATGACGTCAATCAGAGTTAATCCGAGCACCATTCCTTTTATTCCCATTTCTGGTTATAATGGTGATAACTTGGGAGAACCCTCCCTGAACATCCCGTGGTTTCGAAGGTGCTCTGCACCCTGCGGAATGGAATCGATGGGAACATTGTTACAAGCTCTGAATTGTGTCCATGCTCCGTCAAGAGCAACAGACATTCCTCTCCGCGTTTCAATATATGACGTAGACGTTGGAAGCTTCGAGATCATCCTAGCTGGCAAAGTTGAGTCGGGACATTTAAAATCTGGCATGTCCGTCACAACTGCTCCTTCGAATAAAACAACGGTAGTCAAGAATGTTGAAATTCATCACTCTGCATGCGATCGAGCTTCTGCGGGACAGATTGTTACATTTACCGTGTCAGGTGTATCCGAAGAGGATATCAAGCGAGGCTCCTTGGTCGGTGACAGCAACAATAACCCCCCTCGGTGCGTCAAAAGCTTCATAGCCGAGATGGCCATTGTAAATTACGCAGGGGAGATTCGCGGTGGTTATACTTGCTATCTGTTCATCCACACAGCGAAAATTGCCTGCAAATTCGTAGAAATTGAAGAGAAGCTGGATAATCGCAGGGAGCTTGTAGAAAGTAACCCCGATAGCGTGAAAAATGGAGATTTTGCCATAGTACGCGTTGAACCAACGGAACCTATGTCTGCAGAATCTGTCAGTCGGTTTCCACAACTTGGACGCTTTATTGTTCGCGACATGGATCATACAGTAGCTATTGGCTTTATTCGAGAGGTTATCAATGAATGA